In Deltaproteobacteria bacterium, the DNA window AGTTTAATATCGCTTTTTGATAAACAGAAAAGACCAATGGATTTTAATGCTGTAAGGGTATCTCTTGCTTCACCTGATAAGATAAGGGAATGGTCATTTGGTGAGGTTAAGAAGCCTGAGACTATAAACTACAGGACATTCAAGCCTGAAAGGGATGGGCTTTTTTGTGCAAAGATATTCGGTCCTGTAAAAGACTTTGAGTGCAACTGCGGAAAGTATAAGAGGATGAAACATAGGGGTATTACCTGTGAAAAATGCGGTGTTGAGGTCATTCCATCAAAGGTAAGAAGGGCAAGGCTTGGACATATAGAACTTGCCATTCCTGTTGTCCATATATGGTTTTTAAGGAGTCTCCCCAGCAGGATAGGCCTTGTACTTGACATGACGCTCAAGGAACTGGAAAAGGTCCTTTATTATGAGAGTTATGTTGTTATAGACCCTAAAGATTCGGAACTCAGCCGCGGTGA includes these proteins:
- a CDS encoding DNA-directed RNA polymerase subunit beta' translates to MQSLISLFDKQKRPMDFNAVRVSLASPDKIREWSFGEVKKPETINYRTFKPERDGLFCAKIFGPVKDFECNCGKYKRMKHRGITCEKCGVEVIPSKVRRARLGHIELAIPVVHIWFLRSLPSRIGLVLDMTLKELEKVLYYESYVVIDPKDSELSRGELLGDERYQKEIEKYGHNGFVAGMGAEAIQELLKRINLEELSAPLRKEMRSTASDAKKKKIAKRLKVVDAFRTSGNRPEWMILNVVPVLPPDLRPLVPLDGGRFATSDLNDLYRRV